A single genomic interval of Pseudorca crassidens isolate mPseCra1 chromosome 19, mPseCra1.hap1, whole genome shotgun sequence harbors:
- the ARRB2 gene encoding beta-arrestin-2 isoform X4, which produces MGEKPGTRVFKKSSPNCKLTVYLGKRDFVDHLDKVDPVDGVVLVDPDYLKDRKVFVTLTCAFRYGREDLDVLGLSFRKDLFIANYQAFPPTPNPPRPPTRLQDRLLRKLGKHAHPFFFTIPQNLPCSVTLQPGPEDTGKACGVDFEIRAFCAKSLEEKSHKRNSVRLVIRKVQFAPEKPGPQPSAETTRHFLMSDRSLHLEASLDKELYYHGEPLNVNVHVTNNSTKTVKKIKVSVRQYADICLFSTAQYKCPVAQIEQDDQVSPSSTFCKVYTITPLLSNNREKRGLALDGKLKHEDTNLASSTIVKEGANKEVLGILVSYRVKVKLVVSRGGDVSVELPFVLMHPKPHDHITLPRPQSATPHPPTLLLPSAAPETDAPVDTNLIEFDTNYATDDDIVFEDFARLRLKGMKDEDYDDQFC; this is translated from the exons ATGGGGGAGAAACCCGGGACCAG GGTCTTCAAGAAGTCAAGTCCCAACTGCAAG CTCACCGTGTACCTGGGCAAGCGGGACTTTGTAGATCACCTGGACAAAGTGGATCCTGTAG ATGGCGTGGTGCTAGTGGACCCTGACTATTTGAAGGACCGCAAAG TGTTTGTGACCCTCACCTGTGCCTTCCGCTATGGCCGCGAAGACCTGGATGTGCTGGGCCTGTCCTTCCGCAAGGACCTGTTCATCGCCAACTACCAGGCCTTCCCCCCAACGCCCAACCCGCCCCGGCCCCCCACCCGCCTGCAGGACCGGCTGCTGAGGAAGCTGGGCAAGCATGCCCACCCCTTTTTTTTCACA ATACCCCAGAACCTGCCCTGCTCCGTCACCCTGCAGCCAGGCccagaggacacagggaag GCCTGTGGGGTAGACTTTGAGATTCGAGCCTTCTGTGCCAAATCACTAGAAGAGAAAAGCCACAAAAG GAACTCCGTGCGTCTGGTGATCCGAAAGGTGCAGTTTGCCCCAGAGAAACCCGGCCCCCAGCCTTCGGCTGAAACCACACGCCACTTCCTCATGTCTGACCGGTCCCTCCACCTTGAGGCTTCCCTGGacaaggag CTGTACTACCATGGGGAGCCCCTCAATGTCAATGTCCACGTCACCAACAACTCCACCAAGACTGTCAAGAAGATCAAAGTCTCTG TGAGACAGTACGCCGACATCTGCCTCTTCAGCACCGCCCAGTACAAGTGTCCTGTGGCTCAGATCGAACAAGA TGACCAGGTGTCGCCCAGTTCCACGTTCTGTAAGGTGTACACCATAACCCCCCTGCTCAGCAACAACCGGGAGAAGCGCGGTCTCGCCCTGGACGGGAAGCTCAAGCACGAGGACACCAACCTGGCATCCAGCACCAT CGTTAAGGAGGGTGCCAACAAGGAGGTGCTGGGAATCCTGGTGTCCTACAGGGTCAAGGTGAAGCTGGTGGTGTCTCGAGGCGG GGATGTCTCCGTGGAACTGCCTTTTGTTCTTATGCACCCCAAACCCCATGACCACATCACCCTCCCCAGACCCCAGTCAG caaccccccacccccccactctcctcctcccctcagctGCTCCTGAAACAGATGCCCCTGTGGACACCAACCTCATTGAATTTGATACCAA CTATGCCACAGATGACGACATCGTGTTTGAGGACTTTGCCCGGCTTCGGCTGAAGGGGATGAAGGACGAGGACTACGACGACCAGTTCTGCTAG
- the ARRB2 gene encoding beta-arrestin-2 isoform X1: protein MGEKPGTRVFKKSSPNCKLTVYLGKRDFVDHLDKVDPVDGVVLVDPDYLKDRKVFVTLTCAFRYGREDLDVLGLSFRKDLFIANYQAFPPTPNPPRPPTRLQDRLLRKLGKHAHPFFFTIPQNLPCSVTLQPGPEDTGKACGVDFEIRAFCAKSLEEKSHKRNSVRLVIRKVQFAPEKPGPQPSAETTRHFLMSDRSLHLEASLDKELYYHGEPLNVNVHVTNNSTKTVKKIKVSVRQYADICLFSTAQYKCPVAQIEQDDQVSPSSTFCKVYTITPLLSNNREKRGLALDGKLKHEDTNLASSTIVKEGANKEVLGILVSYRVKVKLVVSRGGDVSVELPFVLMHPKPHDHITLPRPQSATPHPPTLLLPSAAPETDAPVDTNLIEFDTNPAAAPAPLSPGGVWEVEKEGWSPRLTPPLHHQAMPQMTTSCLRTLPGFG, encoded by the exons ATGGGGGAGAAACCCGGGACCAG GGTCTTCAAGAAGTCAAGTCCCAACTGCAAG CTCACCGTGTACCTGGGCAAGCGGGACTTTGTAGATCACCTGGACAAAGTGGATCCTGTAG ATGGCGTGGTGCTAGTGGACCCTGACTATTTGAAGGACCGCAAAG TGTTTGTGACCCTCACCTGTGCCTTCCGCTATGGCCGCGAAGACCTGGATGTGCTGGGCCTGTCCTTCCGCAAGGACCTGTTCATCGCCAACTACCAGGCCTTCCCCCCAACGCCCAACCCGCCCCGGCCCCCCACCCGCCTGCAGGACCGGCTGCTGAGGAAGCTGGGCAAGCATGCCCACCCCTTTTTTTTCACA ATACCCCAGAACCTGCCCTGCTCCGTCACCCTGCAGCCAGGCccagaggacacagggaag GCCTGTGGGGTAGACTTTGAGATTCGAGCCTTCTGTGCCAAATCACTAGAAGAGAAAAGCCACAAAAG GAACTCCGTGCGTCTGGTGATCCGAAAGGTGCAGTTTGCCCCAGAGAAACCCGGCCCCCAGCCTTCGGCTGAAACCACACGCCACTTCCTCATGTCTGACCGGTCCCTCCACCTTGAGGCTTCCCTGGacaaggag CTGTACTACCATGGGGAGCCCCTCAATGTCAATGTCCACGTCACCAACAACTCCACCAAGACTGTCAAGAAGATCAAAGTCTCTG TGAGACAGTACGCCGACATCTGCCTCTTCAGCACCGCCCAGTACAAGTGTCCTGTGGCTCAGATCGAACAAGA TGACCAGGTGTCGCCCAGTTCCACGTTCTGTAAGGTGTACACCATAACCCCCCTGCTCAGCAACAACCGGGAGAAGCGCGGTCTCGCCCTGGACGGGAAGCTCAAGCACGAGGACACCAACCTGGCATCCAGCACCAT CGTTAAGGAGGGTGCCAACAAGGAGGTGCTGGGAATCCTGGTGTCCTACAGGGTCAAGGTGAAGCTGGTGGTGTCTCGAGGCGG GGATGTCTCCGTGGAACTGCCTTTTGTTCTTATGCACCCCAAACCCCATGACCACATCACCCTCCCCAGACCCCAGTCAG caaccccccacccccccactctcctcctcccctcagctGCTCCTGAAACAGATGCCCCTGTGGACACCAACCTCATTGAATTTGATACCAA CCCCGCGGCTGCCCCAGCACCTCTGTCTCCGGGAGGGGTGTgggaggtggagaaggagggCTGGAGCCCTCGCCTCACCCCTCCTCTCCACCACCAAGCTATGCCACAGATGACGACATCGTGTTTGAGGACTTTGCCCGGCTTCGGCTGA
- the ARRB2 gene encoding beta-arrestin-2 isoform X2: MGEKPGTRVFKKSSPNCKLTVYLGKRDFVDHLDKVDPVDGVVLVDPDYLKDRKVFVTLTCAFRYGREDLDVLGLSFRKDLFIANYQAFPPTPNPPRPPTRLQDRLLRKLGKHAHPFFFTIPQNLPCSVTLQPGPEDTGKACGVDFEIRAFCAKSLEEKSHKRNSVRLVIRKVQFAPEKPGPQPSAETTRHFLMSDRSLHLEASLDKELYYHGEPLNVNVHVTNNSTKTVKKIKVSVRQYADICLFSTAQYKCPVAQIEQDDQVSPSSTFCKVYTITPLLSNNREKRGLALDGKLKHEDTNLASSTIVKEGANKEVLGILVSYRVKVKLVVSRGGDVSVELPFVLMHPKPHDHITLPRPQSAAPETDAPVDTNLIEFDTNPAAAPAPLSPGGVWEVEKEGWSPRLTPPLHHQAMPQMTTSCLRTLPGFG, translated from the exons ATGGGGGAGAAACCCGGGACCAG GGTCTTCAAGAAGTCAAGTCCCAACTGCAAG CTCACCGTGTACCTGGGCAAGCGGGACTTTGTAGATCACCTGGACAAAGTGGATCCTGTAG ATGGCGTGGTGCTAGTGGACCCTGACTATTTGAAGGACCGCAAAG TGTTTGTGACCCTCACCTGTGCCTTCCGCTATGGCCGCGAAGACCTGGATGTGCTGGGCCTGTCCTTCCGCAAGGACCTGTTCATCGCCAACTACCAGGCCTTCCCCCCAACGCCCAACCCGCCCCGGCCCCCCACCCGCCTGCAGGACCGGCTGCTGAGGAAGCTGGGCAAGCATGCCCACCCCTTTTTTTTCACA ATACCCCAGAACCTGCCCTGCTCCGTCACCCTGCAGCCAGGCccagaggacacagggaag GCCTGTGGGGTAGACTTTGAGATTCGAGCCTTCTGTGCCAAATCACTAGAAGAGAAAAGCCACAAAAG GAACTCCGTGCGTCTGGTGATCCGAAAGGTGCAGTTTGCCCCAGAGAAACCCGGCCCCCAGCCTTCGGCTGAAACCACACGCCACTTCCTCATGTCTGACCGGTCCCTCCACCTTGAGGCTTCCCTGGacaaggag CTGTACTACCATGGGGAGCCCCTCAATGTCAATGTCCACGTCACCAACAACTCCACCAAGACTGTCAAGAAGATCAAAGTCTCTG TGAGACAGTACGCCGACATCTGCCTCTTCAGCACCGCCCAGTACAAGTGTCCTGTGGCTCAGATCGAACAAGA TGACCAGGTGTCGCCCAGTTCCACGTTCTGTAAGGTGTACACCATAACCCCCCTGCTCAGCAACAACCGGGAGAAGCGCGGTCTCGCCCTGGACGGGAAGCTCAAGCACGAGGACACCAACCTGGCATCCAGCACCAT CGTTAAGGAGGGTGCCAACAAGGAGGTGCTGGGAATCCTGGTGTCCTACAGGGTCAAGGTGAAGCTGGTGGTGTCTCGAGGCGG GGATGTCTCCGTGGAACTGCCTTTTGTTCTTATGCACCCCAAACCCCATGACCACATCACCCTCCCCAGACCCCAGTCAG ctGCTCCTGAAACAGATGCCCCTGTGGACACCAACCTCATTGAATTTGATACCAA CCCCGCGGCTGCCCCAGCACCTCTGTCTCCGGGAGGGGTGTgggaggtggagaaggagggCTGGAGCCCTCGCCTCACCCCTCCTCTCCACCACCAAGCTATGCCACAGATGACGACATCGTGTTTGAGGACTTTGCCCGGCTTCGGCTGA
- the ARRB2 gene encoding beta-arrestin-2 isoform X5, which yields MGEKPGTRVFKKSSPNCKLTVYLGKRDFVDHLDKVDPVDGVVLVDPDYLKDRKVFVTLTCAFRYGREDLDVLGLSFRKDLFIANYQAFPPTPNPPRPPTRLQDRLLRKLGKHAHPFFFTIPQNLPCSVTLQPGPEDTGKACGVDFEIRAFCAKSLEEKSHKRNSVRLVIRKVQFAPEKPGPQPSAETTRHFLMSDRSLHLEASLDKELYYHGEPLNVNVHVTNNSTKTVKKIKVSVRQYADICLFSTAQYKCPVAQIEQDDQVSPSSTFCKVYTITPLLSNNREKRGLALDGKLKHEDTNLASSTIVKEGANKEVLGILVSYRVKVKLVVSRGGDVSVELPFVLMHPKPHDHITLPRPQSAAPETDAPVDTNLIEFDTNYATDDDIVFEDFARLRLKGMKDEDYDDQFC from the exons ATGGGGGAGAAACCCGGGACCAG GGTCTTCAAGAAGTCAAGTCCCAACTGCAAG CTCACCGTGTACCTGGGCAAGCGGGACTTTGTAGATCACCTGGACAAAGTGGATCCTGTAG ATGGCGTGGTGCTAGTGGACCCTGACTATTTGAAGGACCGCAAAG TGTTTGTGACCCTCACCTGTGCCTTCCGCTATGGCCGCGAAGACCTGGATGTGCTGGGCCTGTCCTTCCGCAAGGACCTGTTCATCGCCAACTACCAGGCCTTCCCCCCAACGCCCAACCCGCCCCGGCCCCCCACCCGCCTGCAGGACCGGCTGCTGAGGAAGCTGGGCAAGCATGCCCACCCCTTTTTTTTCACA ATACCCCAGAACCTGCCCTGCTCCGTCACCCTGCAGCCAGGCccagaggacacagggaag GCCTGTGGGGTAGACTTTGAGATTCGAGCCTTCTGTGCCAAATCACTAGAAGAGAAAAGCCACAAAAG GAACTCCGTGCGTCTGGTGATCCGAAAGGTGCAGTTTGCCCCAGAGAAACCCGGCCCCCAGCCTTCGGCTGAAACCACACGCCACTTCCTCATGTCTGACCGGTCCCTCCACCTTGAGGCTTCCCTGGacaaggag CTGTACTACCATGGGGAGCCCCTCAATGTCAATGTCCACGTCACCAACAACTCCACCAAGACTGTCAAGAAGATCAAAGTCTCTG TGAGACAGTACGCCGACATCTGCCTCTTCAGCACCGCCCAGTACAAGTGTCCTGTGGCTCAGATCGAACAAGA TGACCAGGTGTCGCCCAGTTCCACGTTCTGTAAGGTGTACACCATAACCCCCCTGCTCAGCAACAACCGGGAGAAGCGCGGTCTCGCCCTGGACGGGAAGCTCAAGCACGAGGACACCAACCTGGCATCCAGCACCAT CGTTAAGGAGGGTGCCAACAAGGAGGTGCTGGGAATCCTGGTGTCCTACAGGGTCAAGGTGAAGCTGGTGGTGTCTCGAGGCGG GGATGTCTCCGTGGAACTGCCTTTTGTTCTTATGCACCCCAAACCCCATGACCACATCACCCTCCCCAGACCCCAGTCAG ctGCTCCTGAAACAGATGCCCCTGTGGACACCAACCTCATTGAATTTGATACCAA CTATGCCACAGATGACGACATCGTGTTTGAGGACTTTGCCCGGCTTCGGCTGAAGGGGATGAAGGACGAGGACTACGACGACCAGTTCTGCTAG
- the ARRB2 gene encoding beta-arrestin-2 isoform X3 — MGEKPGTRVFKKSSPNCKLTVYLGKRDFVDHLDKVDPVDGVVLVDPDYLKDRKDLDVLGLSFRKDLFIANYQAFPPTPNPPRPPTRLQDRLLRKLGKHAHPFFFTIPQNLPCSVTLQPGPEDTGKACGVDFEIRAFCAKSLEEKSHKRNSVRLVIRKVQFAPEKPGPQPSAETTRHFLMSDRSLHLEASLDKELYYHGEPLNVNVHVTNNSTKTVKKIKVSVRQYADICLFSTAQYKCPVAQIEQDDQVSPSSTFCKVYTITPLLSNNREKRGLALDGKLKHEDTNLASSTIVKEGANKEVLGILVSYRVKVKLVVSRGGDVSVELPFVLMHPKPHDHITLPRPQSATPHPPTLLLPSAAPETDAPVDTNLIEFDTNPAAAPAPLSPGGVWEVEKEGWSPRLTPPLHHQAMPQMTTSCLRTLPGFG, encoded by the exons ATGGGGGAGAAACCCGGGACCAG GGTCTTCAAGAAGTCAAGTCCCAACTGCAAG CTCACCGTGTACCTGGGCAAGCGGGACTTTGTAGATCACCTGGACAAAGTGGATCCTGTAG ATGGCGTGGTGCTAGTGGACCCTGACTATTTGAAGGACCGCAAAG ACCTGGATGTGCTGGGCCTGTCCTTCCGCAAGGACCTGTTCATCGCCAACTACCAGGCCTTCCCCCCAACGCCCAACCCGCCCCGGCCCCCCACCCGCCTGCAGGACCGGCTGCTGAGGAAGCTGGGCAAGCATGCCCACCCCTTTTTTTTCACA ATACCCCAGAACCTGCCCTGCTCCGTCACCCTGCAGCCAGGCccagaggacacagggaag GCCTGTGGGGTAGACTTTGAGATTCGAGCCTTCTGTGCCAAATCACTAGAAGAGAAAAGCCACAAAAG GAACTCCGTGCGTCTGGTGATCCGAAAGGTGCAGTTTGCCCCAGAGAAACCCGGCCCCCAGCCTTCGGCTGAAACCACACGCCACTTCCTCATGTCTGACCGGTCCCTCCACCTTGAGGCTTCCCTGGacaaggag CTGTACTACCATGGGGAGCCCCTCAATGTCAATGTCCACGTCACCAACAACTCCACCAAGACTGTCAAGAAGATCAAAGTCTCTG TGAGACAGTACGCCGACATCTGCCTCTTCAGCACCGCCCAGTACAAGTGTCCTGTGGCTCAGATCGAACAAGA TGACCAGGTGTCGCCCAGTTCCACGTTCTGTAAGGTGTACACCATAACCCCCCTGCTCAGCAACAACCGGGAGAAGCGCGGTCTCGCCCTGGACGGGAAGCTCAAGCACGAGGACACCAACCTGGCATCCAGCACCAT CGTTAAGGAGGGTGCCAACAAGGAGGTGCTGGGAATCCTGGTGTCCTACAGGGTCAAGGTGAAGCTGGTGGTGTCTCGAGGCGG GGATGTCTCCGTGGAACTGCCTTTTGTTCTTATGCACCCCAAACCCCATGACCACATCACCCTCCCCAGACCCCAGTCAG caaccccccacccccccactctcctcctcccctcagctGCTCCTGAAACAGATGCCCCTGTGGACACCAACCTCATTGAATTTGATACCAA CCCCGCGGCTGCCCCAGCACCTCTGTCTCCGGGAGGGGTGTgggaggtggagaaggagggCTGGAGCCCTCGCCTCACCCCTCCTCTCCACCACCAAGCTATGCCACAGATGACGACATCGTGTTTGAGGACTTTGCCCGGCTTCGGCTGA